One part of the Vicinamibacterales bacterium genome encodes these proteins:
- a CDS encoding lysylphosphatidylglycerol synthase transmembrane domain-containing protein, producing MSLRSAIRLVVAVGLTAYVLWASDPAGVIGAARGADLRWIAGAVALVFVDRTLMALRWIDLLEALTPGSRPPFFAVLRVFFVSSFVSNFVPSVAADSYRAYALSRYDVHLAESAASVLLDRLLGIVSVAIVAAGALPFASRLGVPSGVVWLLALTMAGCAVSGAIVLSDRAAAAVVALARMLPVPLLHRVTASLTEAVRRYAQYHGVLLRVLVLSIAVQLIRIAQAYCLGVALGLTVPAIAYCAFVPIIVLLIQVPVTINGLGTAQLAFKYLFVPAGAAAPAAFALSVLFLALGVLGTVPGAVLYVADYTARRPAE from the coding sequence GTGAGTCTGCGGAGCGCGATCCGGCTCGTTGTCGCGGTCGGGCTGACCGCCTACGTGTTGTGGGCGTCGGACCCGGCCGGCGTGATCGGCGCCGCGCGAGGCGCCGACCTGCGCTGGATCGCCGGCGCCGTCGCGCTCGTGTTCGTCGATCGCACGCTGATGGCGCTGCGCTGGATCGATCTGCTGGAAGCGCTGACGCCTGGGTCGCGGCCGCCGTTCTTCGCCGTGCTCCGCGTGTTCTTCGTCAGCTCGTTCGTCAGCAACTTCGTGCCGAGCGTGGCGGCCGATTCGTATCGCGCCTACGCGCTGTCGCGCTACGACGTGCACCTGGCGGAGTCGGCGGCTTCGGTGCTGCTGGATCGGCTGCTCGGGATCGTCTCGGTCGCGATCGTCGCCGCCGGGGCGCTGCCGTTCGCGTCGCGGCTCGGCGTCCCGTCGGGTGTCGTGTGGCTGCTGGCCCTGACGATGGCGGGCTGCGCGGTGTCGGGTGCGATCGTGCTGAGCGACCGCGCCGCCGCGGCAGTGGTGGCGCTCGCGCGGATGCTGCCGGTGCCCCTCCTCCACCGCGTGACGGCGTCACTCACAGAGGCGGTTCGCCGCTATGCGCAGTACCACGGCGTCCTCCTCCGGGTGCTGGTGCTCTCCATCGCGGTGCAGCTGATCCGCATCGCGCAGGCGTACTGCCTCGGCGTGGCACTGGGGCTGACCGTCCCGGCGATCGCATATTGCGCGTTCGTGCCGATCATCGTGCTGTTGATCCAGGTGCCCGTGACTATCAATGGCCTCGGCACGGCTCAGCTGGCCTTCAAGTATCTGTTCGTGCCCGCCGGCGCTGCCGCCCCGGCGGCTTTCGCGTTATCGGTGCTGTTTCTGGCACTTGGGGTGCTCGGCACCGTGCCGGGGGCTGTTCTGTACGTAGCCGACTACACCGCGCGACGTCCGGCCGAGTAG
- a CDS encoding radical SAM protein, protein MSTNRFRLNYLAKTAAGVPRDLVNTFINSRIHPIRPTVLIYNCTWVCDAKCEMCSNWKFGDRKSDMTLAQLEPALASPFWGAVENLNISGGEPTTRLDLPEMVALFHKHLPRLRKIGINTTGLTPTRAIPMLTKIVKFCAENGLLVSIRVSLDGIGDVHAQVRHVKQAFERAGKTIEAMQALAREHANFQFGIASTIFATNMEDAENILAWARTKGLDVVFNMLRFTDAMLHNKGLEEKVGFKAREEQFMRRFFLDRVQEESVLSGQAFMYLHYADMIANGYHRTMPCPFQSQGLLLNPNGDLHYCENSEKIGNVLDESVESLYFKAENLKHRQHLKDSVCPTCLSPCQVNVGAMKQFVPYAKFLKRAYQVKRDPERHVATLPVTP, encoded by the coding sequence GTGTCCACCAACAGGTTCCGGCTGAACTACCTGGCGAAGACGGCGGCTGGCGTGCCGCGCGACCTCGTCAACACGTTCATCAACTCGCGCATCCACCCGATCCGGCCGACGGTGCTGATCTACAACTGCACCTGGGTGTGCGACGCCAAGTGCGAGATGTGCTCGAACTGGAAGTTCGGCGATCGCAAGAGCGACATGACGCTCGCGCAGCTCGAGCCGGCGCTGGCGAGTCCGTTCTGGGGCGCGGTCGAGAACCTGAACATCTCGGGCGGCGAGCCGACGACGCGTCTCGATCTACCGGAGATGGTGGCGCTCTTTCACAAGCACCTGCCCCGGCTGCGGAAGATCGGCATCAACACCACGGGTCTGACGCCGACGCGCGCGATCCCGATGTTGACCAAGATCGTGAAGTTCTGCGCGGAGAACGGACTGCTCGTCAGCATCCGCGTCTCGCTCGACGGCATCGGCGACGTCCATGCGCAGGTCCGCCACGTCAAGCAGGCGTTCGAACGCGCCGGCAAGACGATCGAGGCGATGCAGGCACTCGCCAGGGAGCACGCGAACTTCCAGTTCGGCATCGCCTCGACGATCTTTGCGACCAACATGGAAGACGCCGAGAACATCCTCGCCTGGGCGCGGACCAAGGGGCTCGACGTCGTCTTCAACATGCTCCGCTTCACCGACGCGATGCTCCACAACAAGGGCCTCGAGGAGAAAGTCGGATTCAAGGCGCGCGAAGAGCAGTTCATGCGCCGGTTCTTTCTCGATCGCGTGCAGGAAGAATCGGTGCTGAGCGGCCAGGCCTTCATGTACCTGCACTACGCCGACATGATCGCCAACGGCTATCACCGTACGATGCCGTGCCCGTTCCAGAGCCAGGGGCTGCTGCTGAATCCGAACGGCGATCTGCACTACTGCGAGAACTCCGAGAAGATCGGCAACGTGCTCGACGAATCCGTCGAGTCGCTGTACTTCAAGGCGGAGAACCTGAAGCACCGCCAGCATCTGAAGGACAGCGTCTGCCCGACCTGCCTGAGCCCCTGTCAGGTCAACGTCGGCGCCATGAAGCAGTTCGTGCCCTACGCCAAGTTCCTCAAGCGGGCCTATCAGGTCAAGCGGGATCCTGAGCGGCACGTCGCGACCCTTCCCGTTACACCCTGA